The Gemmatimonadales bacterium genome contains a region encoding:
- a CDS encoding glutamine synthetase gives MGDGVRMGNARDIDPGWGSELVSFVTTDWAGITRGRAVPYADLDRWLAKGCGWVPANAAITAFDPIGADNPWGSSGDLRLLPDPQAGFSVTDLPGATPLHVYQCDIVDTDGVPWGCCPRSFLRGAIRDLEALGFGIVAAFEHEFQLLGEGPVAPAFSLQGQRIADPLGPLLVRALDDAGAEPEMFFPEYGRRQFEVTCRPAGALAAADRAVVVREVTREVARLLGSRASFAPRTAAEGVGNGVHVHLSLTDLAGQPVGFDAARPGRVSEVSGRFAAGIVRHLPALCALTAPSVISYARLVPHHWSAAWTCFGDRNREATLRICPTTTLAGGDPARQLHYEYRALDGSACPHLALGAIIRAGIEGLRANLPAPPLVDVDPGFLSDGERQALGVRRLPGSQLEALAALETDPVVSGWFSEEMLAGYRAMRAKEREIVERLSSADLAAKYASVY, from the coding sequence ATGGGAGACGGGGTACGGATGGGTAACGCGCGGGATATCGATCCGGGCTGGGGCTCGGAACTCGTCAGCTTCGTGACGACCGACTGGGCAGGCATCACGCGCGGCAGGGCGGTGCCATACGCCGACCTCGACCGCTGGCTTGCCAAGGGCTGCGGTTGGGTGCCCGCCAATGCTGCCATCACTGCATTCGATCCGATCGGTGCCGACAATCCCTGGGGCTCGAGTGGCGACCTGCGACTGCTGCCCGATCCGCAGGCCGGCTTCTCGGTGACGGATCTTCCTGGCGCCACGCCGTTGCACGTCTATCAGTGCGACATCGTCGACACGGACGGGGTGCCGTGGGGTTGCTGCCCGCGCAGCTTCCTCCGCGGGGCGATTCGCGACTTGGAGGCGCTTGGTTTCGGGATCGTCGCGGCCTTCGAACATGAGTTCCAGTTGCTGGGCGAGGGCCCGGTGGCGCCCGCATTCTCGCTCCAGGGTCAGCGGATTGCCGATCCGCTGGGCCCGCTGCTCGTTCGCGCGCTCGATGACGCGGGGGCAGAACCGGAAATGTTCTTTCCCGAGTACGGCCGGCGTCAGTTCGAGGTGACCTGTCGTCCTGCGGGCGCGCTGGCGGCGGCAGATCGCGCCGTGGTAGTTCGGGAGGTTACCCGGGAGGTCGCTCGTCTGCTGGGAAGCCGGGCGAGCTTTGCTCCGCGGACCGCAGCCGAGGGCGTCGGGAACGGCGTCCATGTGCACCTCAGTCTGACCGATCTTGCCGGTCAGCCGGTCGGCTTCGATGCCGCGCGCCCGGGGCGAGTCTCGGAAGTGTCCGGTCGCTTCGCGGCGGGGATCGTCCGGCATCTCCCGGCGTTGTGTGCTTTGACCGCGCCGAGCGTGATCTCGTATGCGCGGCTGGTGCCGCACCACTGGAGTGCCGCCTGGACCTGCTTTGGCGATCGCAATCGGGAGGCGACGCTCCGGATCTGTCCCACGACCACCCTCGCCGGCGGCGACCCCGCTCGCCAGCTGCACTACGAGTACCGGGCCCTCGATGGGTCGGCGTGTCCCCACCTCGCGCTCGGTGCCATCATTCGGGCAGGTATCGAAGGGTTGCGGGCCAACCTGCCGGCCCCGCCGCTGGTCGACGTCGACCCCGGCTTCCTGAGCGACGGCGAGCGTCAGGCGCTGGGAGTGCGGCGCTTGCCCGGGTCGCAGCTCGAGGCGCTGGCAGCGCTGGAAACTGATCCTGTGGTGTCGGGGTGGTTCAGCGAGGAGATGCTGGCCGGGTATCGCGCCATGCGGGCCAAGGAGCGCGAGATCGTCGAGCGGCTTTCGTCGGCAGACCTCGCCGCCAAGTACGCATCGGTGTATTGA
- a CDS encoding cysteine hydrolase, whose product MGRRVEIVRAGSIIARDMPYAPHHVTLLLVDMQRIWVEPGLDPDYPDASPDDYLYRELRERVIPNQRRLLAAARAGGAQVVHTVIESLTEDGRDRSLDHKLSPIHVPKGSPLGRVIPELEPITNEIVLPKTSSGVFNSTAIDYVLTNLETRFLIVAGMVTDQCVDMAVRDAADRGYLVTLVHDACAAASVERHESALRALSGYCWTADTATVVGRLAGLVQ is encoded by the coding sequence ATGGGCCGTCGCGTCGAGATTGTTCGGGCTGGCAGCATCATTGCTCGCGATATGCCGTATGCCCCGCACCATGTCACGCTGCTCCTCGTCGACATGCAGCGGATCTGGGTGGAACCTGGTCTCGATCCCGACTATCCCGACGCCTCACCCGACGACTATCTCTATCGCGAACTCCGAGAGCGCGTCATCCCGAATCAACGTCGGTTGCTGGCGGCCGCGCGGGCGGGCGGGGCCCAGGTGGTTCACACGGTCATCGAAAGCCTGACCGAGGACGGGCGGGACCGCTCGCTCGATCACAAGCTCTCGCCGATTCATGTGCCCAAGGGTTCCCCGCTGGGGCGGGTGATTCCGGAACTCGAGCCGATCACCAACGAGATCGTGCTGCCCAAGACCTCGTCCGGGGTCTTCAACTCGACCGCGATCGACTACGTGCTCACCAATCTCGAGACACGATTCCTGATCGTCGCCGGAATGGTCACGGATCAGTGCGTCGACATGGCCGTCCGGGATGCCGCCGATCGCGGCTATCTCGTCACCCTGGTGCACGACGCCTGCGCAGCGGCATCGGTGGAGCGCCATGAATCGGCACTGCGCGCGCTCAGCGGCTACTGCTGGACTGCCGATACCGCCACGGTCGTCGGCCGCCTCGCAGGGCTTGTTCAGTGA